CATCCATGTTTCTACAGCCCTGAGGATATAAAACTGGCAAACTTCACAATCAAACATGGTGAGCAGATCACCTTCAACTCGGTGGAAGAGGTCAATGGAACAATGGCTGTGAACTGTGCCTTGGTCAGAAATAACCAGATTCATTCCTTTACTTTGCCTCTTTCACAAGAAGGAAAATTCTATGAGTGCGAAGATGACCAGATATACACCCTAAAAGAAATTGCAGAATGGAAAATCCCTAAGTGCAGAAAACGGATTGTCAAACTTTCCAATACTTTACATATGTGGGATTCCTCTAATCCACTTCCTGAGAATTTTGATGGCTGCTTGATTCTCATGCCTGTCTATGAAGTGCAGGCAGTAATGAAATGTAAGTAGGAATCAAAATCATGTTCTGTTAAGCTTGGTATAGCACAGTACCCTTAAATACACAACATTTGCTTAAAATAGCCAGGAAAGATTCAGTTTATCAAAAATTCCTGATCCATATTTGACACTGATGATAGTTTCAAGATaaagaaagttaaaaacaaTATTGCCTTTATTATTCCTTTATCATCTGTTAATTCAGATTGTTaccttgaatttttttctgttatctttTTACTGATCACTACAATTAAATCCtcactgcaaataaaatatatcacaTGGTGAAAAGGTGGAGCTTAGGAATTCTGTTTGGTTGTCTGATTCTCTTTCTTTGCATCTCAGACTTTGGCCATGGAGAAGCCAAATAAAGATTTATGGCTATGGCTAAGGAGGTAGAAAAAGAATATAGACATATATGTTGCAATACACTTAATcaccatttatttttcagaatgaggatgccacagaaagaaaaatttgtgttatgtttttttatttaaaaaaaccaaaaatatccATGGCACATTAACACTGTTCTAGTTGTTCCACTGAAACATTGAAACAGCTGAGTTCTAATTGCAGGATAGTAGCTTAGCTTTTGGAAGGGTTTTGCTGCCTGTTGTATTTACTAGAACCAAACTAGTGAGCTGCGTAGAAATTAAATCCTAACAGAAATATGTCATTCGTGAGGATATTAAgtaggaaatattttcataattgaGCTTTCTCTGTTGAATGATGTAAGCAAAtggataaaagaaaaagaaataaaagtgggCAGAGACTGTTAACACACTATACTGTAGTTGTTATATGCTTATCATACAATATGTGCTTCCTATGTGATTTAATGTGTGAGTTTGGAAAACATACTTCACAAGATAAAGTACTCCATTTGCTATAACTCCAGCTAGATTCAGGAATCTAGCTCATCTCCTGAAGCTGCATTCACTTAGGTATGTTTCTATACCCATTTAAATAGTTGTGCAGAATCAATAGGAATTTAATGTCCctaaaaactttcagaagatgCAGAATGTTTGGTATTCACTTGTCTTCCAATGAGTTATTCCAATGAGAGTtgtatttgttgtttttattttatatttcatagtGTTCTCAACCTTTAAGAAGCATGAAATGTGTCCTAAATAACTGTTTAATACAAACTTGAAGAGTAGGCTTCGTGGTACATGATTAACTACTTTCTTGTGGACCatgaaaaatggattttcacCATTTTTAGAAGAACTATAAATAGGCACAAGATAAAGTATGAGAAATACTATCCACTATTCAATAAAAAGGATTCCTGATAAGAGGGATAACTGATTACATTTTCACAGGCTGTGAGCAGGAATCCTCTATACTTCTCATTCTTAATAATGAACAAGTTATGTGTGGGGAACTCCCCCAAATGCTCCTAGAAAACTTTTCACTAGCCATTTCTCCTTTGTTATCTTTCCCTTGAAGTGCTTAGGGTGTTTGTCACCTGAAGGTGTCAAAAGCAAAGTTGTAGCAAATAGGTCCTGAATCACTGCCACAGAACTCTCTCATATAAAATACACTTTATACTAACTTTGCAGTATAAAATATCAGTATGTCCTGCTACAAGGAAATGTGAACCCAGGGTATACTATCCATGTGTGTAGGTCTATGCAGAATAAGTATTATTGAAGaaagtaattaaatattatttgctTGTTAAATTTTACTGCCCTGGTCAGAGATCTGTGGTGTCACTGATTTGGAGCCAAATTCTTAAACAAGCCTTAATTTCATAGTCAGCTTTATGCTTGGaagttttgcattaaaaattttGCAAGTTCGATTGTGATAAAAGTGCTGTTGTTCCCTGACAGATGGTTAAATTCAATGGCTCAGTTCTGGTAGTGAATAAAACCGGGTGATGCAGACAAGGATTTCCACAGAGGAGCATTATAGTAAAATGTCCTGATTCATAAACAATAACCTTAGACTTTGTTACAGAAAGGTTTTgccttcttttgttttttgtgaTATTATTTCCTAGTAAttacaaatgtttttattagTCTTATAAATATCAAAACACCTTATTTCTCCCAGACTGGCCATGGCAACAACATGTGCTAAAGGattcaaatgtatttatttattaagcATGTTTTCCCACTCACTTCTTTATAGAAACCATAAGTTACTATGAAATGAAAGAATAGAAATAGTACCCAAGAAAGATATCTTTGATAACGTAAACAACTGATTACATTTGGAGGTGCTGTGGGTAAAATAGTGAATTAGATATTTTTCCCATTCCTCTTCCTTAAGCTTTTCTTTCACTCATATACCttattctctctcttcctttgtGTGGTCTTATGCATATCTGATAACCATATATCTCAAATCACAACGGTTAGACTTTCTGGCCTTATTCATGGTGCATGTTTACACATGGGGCAACACATCTCAGGGAAGGTACTTTTAGTATCTGGCCAACAGGATGTGTATTTTATTCCAATGTCAGTTTGAAAACAAACcccaatgtatttattttcttttcctttgcagttCGAAAGGACATAGTTCATATCCTCTCAGATCTAGATGTTGAGGTCAAGGATATAACAGACTGTTATGATATTAGCTCTTTCCTTCAGCCACTGTCTTTGGAAGATGTATTTGAGAGAACTAGCATGGAATTTCCTATGGTTGCTGAGATAATGGAAGGACCTTCAGGAAGCCAAAACCCTTATAATTTATTGTCTACAGGGAAAGAGATTATCATCTACAAAAAGTACCAGGCACCAAGAGTCCTAGCGTCTGAGATCAGAAGTGATTCTcccaaaagacattttttaatcCCTATGAGCTACAAAGGAAAGTTCAAGAGAAGACCTCGTGAGCTTCCAACTGCCTATGACTTAGAGATAGCAAGAAGTGAAAAGGAACAGCTTCATGTTGTAGCAACTAAAGCCTTTGCTTCCCCTCATAgagagtttttttctgtttcgGTTGGAGATCAATTTCTAGTTCAGCAGTGCCAGACTAGTGAAATTCTTTACgagggaagaaagaaacttGTAGATGTTTTAGCTTGTGAGCAAATACTAAGTGATACGTATAAAAAAGTGCTCCTCCCTATGTACATGGAAGGCAGCTTTGTGGAAGTGATTCATGACAAGAAACGGTACCACCTTTCTGAGATTTGCAAAGAATTCCGTTTGCCTTTTAATGTCAAAGTGTCCATGAGGGACCTTTCCGTTGAGGAAGATGTCTTGGCTGCAGTGCCTGGTCTGCAGTTTGAAGAGGAAATCACAGACTCTTACTTGCTGATCAGTAGTGCCACCAATCCAGTGGAGAGCTGGGAGATTCCCGTATATCGCTTAAACATGTTGGTCCATTTGCTCAGCAAAGATGTCCAGGTAGTTGTACCACCTGTGACTAAGACAACAGTGGAAGAGATCAGTGAAGAGCAATACTATATGGTGCGAAGATATGAAAACCAAACCCTTCATCCACCACCTAGGCCTCCCAAAAAGCCAACAGCACTTGCCCCCAAACTTGCTTTTGCAGTATCTAAGCAAGATGTGTCTGATGTACTACAGGCTCCAAAGGTAAGGTATCACAGCTTGTCTTTGAATGTCTTATAATCACAAGTCATGTTCTGTGGGTTTCAAGTCTTCATTTCTCTGTTGAATCCTTACAGCATGCACACAGATGTCTCTCAGCTCCCAGTAATAGGCAAATTAGCCATTATAGACAAGAATGGCTAAAATCTCCAGTGTGTGTTAATTGATCCATGAAAAACAACAGAACCATGCCAGCTCACAGCAGAAATCTTGGCTGTATAGTTTTGCATGGATAATCCCTTACTGCACCACTGTAGAACTGAAGGGAGAGACTTGAAGTGCCTGTATTTAAATCTTTATTAAGGGGAAGCACATGTTTTTATGATGTAAAGATAATTTTGCTCAGCTGGAAATGGCAGAATTAAGTTCAAGTTCCCATAGGGACAGGTCATATAGAAATTTTTGAATTCATTGTTTGCACTTATGTAAGTGGCAAATaggtttgggaaaggaaaaaaaaaaggcagtcgTTTTAGAAGCACTTGATGTTAAGAAAGAAGTGTCCCTTCTAGGACAATTTTATTCATGTTTAACCTAAGGGAACGCATTGTATTTTGGATTTGTCACTTAATCAGGGTTGACAACATCAATCTTTTGGCTACTGCACAGCAGTGCACCCACAGCGTCAAGGCCTTCTCTGTTTCCTGGGCTTCCCCCAGAAAGTTGGCTGGGATTGGACAAGAGGTTGGGAGGGGACATAgatgggacagctgaccccaattaccaaagggatattccatggCATATAATACTAtgctcagaaataaaaactgagGGGGTGATTGGTCTAGGAAGTTAGCCTAACTCAGAGACTGGCCAGACATCAGTCTGCTTGTGGGAGGTGGTGAGTGACTGCCTTTGCATCActgtttttgtggggttttttcctctttccttaaTTTATTAAAGTcattatctcaacccatgagttttcttgcttttgctcTTAGTCTTCTCTCTCCTGATGAGATCATCATCCTGATGTCATGGTGGAGTGAGCAAGCATGTGGATGAatgcttggctgctggctggggttaacCCACCACAATTTTCTTGCTTGTATTGAAAGAATCAAAGGCTGGTTGATGGGCTTTAATGAGAGACACTGTCTAGGAGGTCTTTAACTTAGGTTGCAGTTGACCTCATGTGCAAATAAAAATTCCCTacagaggaagagggaaaaacttTCAGGTCTCTGGGTTGTGTTTGTGCTATGCTTTAAAAGCAATGTAACTCATGTAGTTATATTTTGAGGGGTTCATAGaaagtgggggtttttttgttgctatCAAACTAAAGTCCAGTTGGAGTCCCTCTGAAAGGGCAGCATTTGTGAGTACCTCTCTGCCTGCTGGAGGTTTTCCTCCCCTCATGCCAATTCCAAGACTACATGCAAGTCCAAAGCTCCACATAGATCCTGGAAGATGGTTACAACACACCATAGGAGATGTGAATGGATAAGGGGGTCCCTCAGATAAGGGTAATACAATAAAAAGGTATATAATTTTCTCCCATCTTTCGTGCAGAAACTTCTTTTCTATTAATTTGTTCAATGAACATTGCAGCAGCTTAAATAAGCCATCCTGTTAGGTGAGGCAGGATACATGAGAAACTGGTCTCTGAGATAATAGGCAAGCAATCAGCCTGGTACTGTTCGGAGTACAGAACTGGGGAAAAATTCCCTGAAGTTGTATTTCTGGTAGACCTGTACCTTTGTCAGGAGAACTTAAAACCTCCTGCAGTTAGTGATGTCTGTGTGTGGAGCAAAGCAGGGGGATGCTGCTTCCAGATCAGGTTCATGCAGAAGATGATATTTTCCTGAAGTGAGGAGAGAGCAAAATGAGCAGGAGATAGAGGAGCTGAGGTTCCTTCGCATATGAGGTTCCTCCTCGTGCATTCATGAGCGAGAGCAACCTTAGACTGCAGCTGTCCAGATGAAGGAGATAATTTAAACACTATTTCagaagacctttttttttttgtcacatatttgttataaataaataataaagtgCAATCAGAATGCTTAGATTATGCAGATTTGCAAatctccttccctgggaaagTGAAACAAGTAGAGATCCCTTATTCATTAGATTAAGCATCCTGAGCTGTAACATATTGCGTTTAAAGTCACACAGAATGCATTATCTTTTCTATCCCAAGCACCATGAGTCCTCTGAGAGGACGTGGATGGTAGCAGCTTGgctctgccttggcccctctgCAGCATTAGGGGAGactacattttcttttacatgcATCAGGAATGTCTGAAGTTGGAAATTGTGCCAAACTGATAAACAGCCCTCTTTGCATATTTGTGACTATCCATAGGCTTATTTACATAAATAACAGATGAGCGTCCTAATGAGCTGAACTTAAGCCTGACAAGGTGGCAGCCTGGAATAAGCTTTAGTGCTGCATGAGTTGCCGTGCTCCTCCTGcaggcagctccctgcctgGTGCTTGGGGAGCTCTGGCTGCTTGCTGGAGGGTGGTAAATGGCTTTCTTGCCCACCAGTTGGGAAGCTCTGCTTGGCTTGGAGCTCCAGGAtttaatgctgctgctgcatgagTCCTCAGAGGACTAAGATCTGTCTGTTTTATGCCAATACCTGAGGATAATCTGCAAGAGTGGGTCACCTTTAGCTACAGCTTGTGCTCTGATTGCCTCTTAGCTCAGAGCAAGGCCATGAGGGCAGAGAGGCTCCAGCTGTCTCTTCCTGCTGTTCTCTGACCTTGGTAGAGGAACCCTAGGGCCAGGAGCAGGACTGTATGCTTCACTGTGTACTTTTGGTCATGTTAGTCACCGAATTGTACGAGATTAGCAGCCAACACAGACTGGAACCTCAGATGAGTGTAAGAACTGCCTGCACTTGTGTGCAAGGTTCAATGCTGCAGAGAAATGGATGTTTGCACAGTTCAGCAAAGTCCAGAGATAACACATGAATTCTCAAACATAATATAGCTGCATTAACCAAGGACTCTGCTGAGTTTTTTCACAGTGGTAATTAAGTTGGCTCAGGTCCTGCTGATACAGCTTTCCCTTCCAGAGCCTGGGgatctctcctctcccctccacaGTACATCATAgactttccctttctctctcatACGAACATTGTTTGAGTAAGAAACATACAGATCACATATTTTGTATTACTTGCTAATCGAATAAACAAACCACAAGCAAATATGTGTAAActaaacaaatgaaacaaaacagctcATACTGAATGATGAAATTAATCTGATCTCATATAGCAGATATCAATTTAATATGGATAGAAGATAGAAGATATCTATCCAATAACCAGTATCACCTCTACCTACAAGCAGCCCCAACTGAGGACAAGGATGATAAAACAACTTGTACCCTTTGTCTTATCGTAACATATGAGATACAAGCAGTTATTCACCAGAAATCCACATTTTCCTTGCTGGAATAAAGTTCACAAGGGGATCTAACTGACATGTTGAATTAAATGGTTTAAGTCATTCAGTTCCTAATTTGTGAGCTTATCTAGAAAGTGAGAATGATCAAACAAAACCCTAGAAGTTAATGCTACTGATTTGAGAATGGAGCATCTCACTTTCTTGCCATATGAATACCTTTATGAACGTGGTACTGCAAAAGTCAGTTTTAGGCAATAATCTGCTCGTCTCTGGCAGGAGAGAATTCTAGCCAGGGAAACTGGATTTTAATAAAATAGGAGTATCAGGGCATGATAGTGAATCGTCATTTTGTGCTAGGGTCCATTATCCTTCCAAAAGTCATTACAGTGTTATGATATCAGGaactttcttgctttcttgctttttatttcaaaattaaaatgaaagaaaaattatcacTTCCATCTGGCTTTGCAATTCTACAAACTGAACTATCAAAATCTGCCATTAACATATTTATCGCATCTGTCTTCACAGCAAAATGAAGACTTATCTGGAATTAAGTTGATAAGACATAAGCTGCATTTCTCAGCAAATGAGTTTTCCTGCAGtgtctcctttccttcctcataactatttcttttctgcttccagAACATTTTTGACGTTTTTGGGGCCTTTATGGAGTAGATTTAacacaaatatttctgctgtgtAACAAGAAACTAACCTTCCTAAACAAATGCATGTTTGAAAATGCACACTGGACAGCCAGGAAGAAATAGGTAACAACAGACTTTAGGAATTAACAATCTTTTGGCtctggaaatgaagaaaaatgtggtTCATTAGCAGATGCAGAAATGTGCATATGCAAACATAAGAAGGAGGGTTTTTCTCTGACACTGTggctgctgaggcagcagctgtggtccctcttcctctctttgtCTGCACTTAAGAGGAGGTTTCCCTCTCCCTGGAATCTCACCTTCCAcactctctctccttccccacaTTTGATGCATTGCTTCTCCTTGTCACTTTCTAGTACCTTTGTAAGTCCCAAATAAGGAGCATGTGAAGTTTGGAAGCACAGCCCTAGAGACTGAGGGCCACTCCATGCTGTCACTGTGGTCAAGTTCCTAAAGCCTCTCAAAAttccatccccacagcagcttcaCCTGGTGAATCAGGCCCCAGATCCCTCAAAGtccttgtgctgcagcttcTCGCTTCTCTGAGCACCATGTCAACACTGTGCCATGggttcctttccctcttaaCACCCATCCTGTGCCACATATGCCAGACCCACGTACCTTGGGCCCCCCGTACTACAGTTTTCATGTAGCCTTTCACTCCCCCTAACTTACATGACATTGGTTGTCCAGTCCACTTCACTGCTTTCAACAGGCTtgccttttcctgttccttgtTTCTTCCCAACACATCTCCactgctttctcttctctcatGCAGTGAGCTGAAGCCAAGGTCACAGGCATAATGGAGAAGGGGTTGCAGGGATATCGCAAGTTACACACAGGCTTTTGTTGCGTTCCCCAGCAGCACGTATTCCAAACCTCAGCAGAGCATCAGTCTCCAGCTAGGTTCTTAGGAGCAAAACTGGAGCAGGATGTAGGTGCTGACAAGAGTCAAGCAATTTAATTCTCTTGTTGGCTGGACAGTCCAATCTGAAGGATTTTGCATTGGTGCTCTGTTGCAGAGATACTTATAGCTATGTTCAGACCCTGGGGGCCCATGACAATTTTCTGGAAAGCCTATATGCATCCTGATACCATGCTGGGCTGAAGTCTACATGTGCACCATCCCACTTCATGTCCTGAgtttttctgcagaagaaacCAAGCAACGCTGTCTGTAGAAGCATTCTAATCTGGATGGTGAGGGACCAGGACTGCTGGGTACCCTATGGACTCTGTATGAACCAACAGGAAGGAGTTAGAAGAGCAGTAAACTCTAAATCCCTAGCTAATAAATGTCTGGAGTTTTCCTGATATTTTCAGTATGGAGACCAGGCATTAAGACCTCTatcttttttaaacaataataaaagcTTAACATTTTCACAGAGAATCATCACGTCTGTAGGCACTTGCTGTGGCATGATG
This DNA window, taken from Pseudopipra pipra isolate bDixPip1 chromosome 3, bDixPip1.hap1, whole genome shotgun sequence, encodes the following:
- the THEMIS gene encoding protein THEMIS; translated protein: MRTMASTLENFIHSLDPRALPRVLEIQSGVYFQGSIYEMFGNECCLSTGEVIKVIGFKINKLIASICENNEVSRFSAKVELPLNFPGLYKVVADKTPYVSIEEITRKVSIGPTRFDHPCFYSPEDIKLANFTIKHGEQITFNSVEEVNGTMAVNCALVRNNQIHSFTLPLSQEGKFYECEDDQIYTLKEIAEWKIPKCRKRIVKLSNTLHMWDSSNPLPENFDGCLILMPVYEVQAVMKFRKDIVHILSDLDVEVKDITDCYDISSFLQPLSLEDVFERTSMEFPMVAEIMEGPSGSQNPYNLLSTGKEIIIYKKYQAPRVLASEIRSDSPKRHFLIPMSYKGKFKRRPRELPTAYDLEIARSEKEQLHVVATKAFASPHREFFSVSVGDQFLVQQCQTSEILYEGRKKLVDVLACEQILSDTYKKVLLPMYMEGSFVEVIHDKKRYHLSEICKEFRLPFNVKVSMRDLSVEEDVLAAVPGLQFEEEITDSYLLISSATNPVESWEIPVYRLNMLVHLLSKDVQVVVPPVTKTTVEEISEEQYYMVRRYENQTLHPPPRPPKKPTALAPKLAFAVSKQDVSDVLQAPKKFCVDTMKKLCSSQAADVSELQVSCQNDLVHCENKDKTEKAPLVEPTMIKGLTSNYETEKEEEEEHDYSYVDENIIENIRKAFHDSSIGNKPAISEGRR